The Burkholderia mallei ATCC 23344 genome has a window encoding:
- a CDS encoding peptide MFS transporter codes for MNTRVSQTRSFTTVFLIEMWERFGYYGMAALLVLFMVDKLRFTDGQANLTWGAFTALVYASPSIGGWIGDKVLGARRSMIIGAVVLCAGYLMLAIPNDQLAFMYTSLGVIVVGNGLFKSNAANLVRRIYEGDNARIDSAFTIYYMAVNIGSTASMLATPWIKDHWGWHTAFAVCCAGMALGILNFVLMHRTLAHIGSQPDAQPVHWRRLAAVAAGGVALGLATMYVLGHKQLAVASVWVAAFAILAIFAYMIAKSNRAERSGLIAALLLIAQVILFFIFYVQMQTSLTLFALRNVDPRFMLFGTTLFTWSPAQFQALNPIWIMLLSPVLVAIYNGLGKRGRDLPVAGKYALGFGVVALGYLAFSISGRFAVDGRVSSWFMVAGYGFYSLGELLVSGLGLAMIARYVPARMGGFMMGAYFVATGVSQYLGSVVANFAQMPSNDLPATASLPLYIELFTGLGWLAAAGMAIGLLMLPLMNKLSREHHRCEAQRRETQALAAH; via the coding sequence ATGAATACTCGCGTCTCCCAGACCCGCTCGTTCACGACGGTCTTCCTGATCGAAATGTGGGAGCGTTTCGGCTACTACGGGATGGCGGCCCTGCTCGTCCTGTTCATGGTCGACAAGCTCCGCTTCACCGACGGTCAGGCGAACCTGACCTGGGGCGCGTTCACCGCGCTCGTCTACGCGTCGCCGTCGATCGGCGGCTGGATCGGCGACAAGGTGCTGGGCGCGCGGCGCTCGATGATCATCGGCGCCGTCGTGCTGTGCGCGGGCTATCTGATGCTCGCGATTCCGAACGATCAGCTCGCGTTCATGTACACGTCGCTCGGCGTGATCGTCGTCGGCAACGGGCTGTTCAAGTCGAACGCCGCGAACCTCGTGCGCCGCATCTACGAAGGCGACAACGCACGCATCGATAGCGCGTTCACGATCTACTACATGGCGGTCAACATCGGCTCCACCGCGTCGATGCTCGCGACGCCGTGGATCAAGGATCACTGGGGCTGGCACACGGCGTTCGCCGTCTGCTGCGCGGGGATGGCGCTCGGCATTCTCAACTTCGTGCTGATGCATCGCACGCTCGCGCACATCGGCTCGCAGCCCGACGCGCAGCCCGTTCACTGGCGCCGCCTCGCCGCGGTCGCGGCGGGCGGCGTCGCGCTCGGCCTCGCGACGATGTACGTGCTCGGGCACAAGCAGCTCGCGGTCGCGAGCGTGTGGGTGGCCGCGTTCGCGATTCTCGCGATCTTCGCGTACATGATCGCGAAATCGAACCGCGCCGAGCGCTCGGGCCTCATCGCCGCGCTGCTCCTGATCGCTCAGGTGATCCTGTTCTTCATCTTCTACGTGCAGATGCAGACGTCGCTCACGCTGTTCGCGCTGCGCAACGTCGATCCGCGCTTCATGCTGTTCGGCACGACGCTCTTCACGTGGAGCCCCGCTCAGTTCCAGGCGCTCAATCCGATCTGGATCATGCTGTTGAGCCCGGTGCTCGTCGCGATCTACAACGGCCTCGGCAAGCGCGGCCGCGATCTGCCCGTGGCCGGCAAGTACGCGCTCGGCTTCGGCGTCGTCGCGCTCGGCTATCTCGCGTTCTCGATCAGCGGACGCTTCGCGGTGGACGGCCGCGTGTCGTCGTGGTTCATGGTCGCGGGCTACGGCTTCTATTCGCTCGGCGAGCTGCTCGTGAGCGGTCTCGGCCTCGCGATGATCGCGCGCTACGTGCCGGCCCGGATGGGCGGCTTCATGATGGGCGCGTACTTCGTCGCCACGGGCGTCTCTCAATATCTCGGCAGCGTCGTCGCGAACTTCGCGCAGATGCCGTCGAACGATCTGCCCGCGACCGCGTCGCTGCCGCTCTACATCGAGCTGTTCACGGGCCTCGGCTGGCTCGCGGCGGCCGGCATGGCGATCGGCCTGCTGATGCTGCCGCTGATGAACAAGCTGTCGCGCGAGCATCACCGCTGCGAAGCGCAGCGCCGCGAAACGCAGGCGCTCGCCGCGCATTAA
- a CDS encoding cupin domain-containing protein encodes MVSSTENTRLANAGVALGSKIRALRQRLKRTLDETATAAGISKPFLSQVERGLASPSITSLAGIAHALGVTVQYFVETPSEERSVCRGDQLRFFSFADSANLFARLTNVPEGRQLEAILVRMPPGQKRSEVTTHAGEEFLYVIEGEVSLTLEGKSFVLHAGDSAHYQSTVPHSWVNTAKIESVVVWVGTPRLF; translated from the coding sequence ATGGTTTCTTCCACTGAAAACACGCGGCTTGCCAATGCTGGCGTGGCGCTCGGGAGCAAGATTCGGGCGTTGCGGCAGCGGCTGAAGCGCACGCTCGACGAAACAGCGACTGCCGCGGGTATTTCCAAGCCGTTTTTGTCGCAGGTCGAACGCGGGCTCGCATCGCCGTCCATCACGTCGCTGGCCGGTATCGCGCACGCGCTGGGCGTGACGGTGCAGTACTTCGTCGAGACGCCGAGCGAAGAGCGTTCGGTCTGCCGCGGCGACCAGTTGCGCTTTTTCAGCTTCGCCGATTCGGCGAACCTGTTCGCGCGGCTGACGAACGTGCCGGAGGGGCGTCAGCTCGAGGCGATCCTCGTGCGGATGCCGCCGGGGCAGAAGCGCTCTGAAGTGACGACGCATGCAGGCGAGGAATTCCTGTATGTGATCGAGGGTGAAGTGTCGTTGACGCTGGAAGGCAAGTCGTTCGTGCTGCATGCCGGCGACAGCGCGCATTACCAGTCGACGGTCCCGCACAGCTGGGTCAACACCGCGAAGATCGAGTCGGTGGTGGTCTGGGTGGGAACGCCGAGGTTGTTCTAG
- a CDS encoding peptide ABC transporter substrate-binding protein — protein MRRALPFRYHYQSHTMKHTHAFAAVLAALALTIAPSAPAVTVASNVTLADQQDLTRQVPAEVESLDPAHIESWTGNTIGLDLFEGLARIDASGAVVPGVAQAWEHKAPDTWIFKLRRDAKWSNGQPVTAADFVYAWQRLADPKTGSKYTILVEFVKNASAIIAGKQPPGDLGIRAIDPYTIEVKTEVPVSYFPELTAMAPLTPVNKDAVAKFGDAWTRPKNIVSNGPYTLVDWQPNNRIVMAKSDKYWNARNVVIRKVTYLPIENDETALRMYQAGQIDYTYSIPAGGFGQISKQFGKELRPGLQLATYYYYLKNSDPALKDKRVREALAMVLDREILTSKITQAGEVPMYGLMPKGVKGVQRPFTPDWASWPMARRVDYAKNLLKQAGHGDANPLTFTLTYNTNDLHKKVALFAASEWRTKLGVTAKLENVEFKVLMKQRHDGKVQVARDGWFADYNDAMTFFDLIRCGSSQNTVGYCNPKVDSLVAEANQKLDDGARAALLTQAHDLAMNDYPMVPLFQYSADRLVKSYVGGYTLTNYIDMRASQDMYLIKH, from the coding sequence TTGCGCCGCGCGTTGCCATTCCGCTACCACTATCAATCGCACACGATGAAACACACGCATGCCTTCGCGGCCGTGCTGGCCGCGCTCGCCCTGACGATCGCGCCATCCGCCCCGGCCGTCACCGTTGCCTCGAATGTCACGCTCGCGGATCAGCAGGACCTCACGCGGCAGGTGCCCGCGGAGGTCGAATCGCTCGACCCCGCGCACATCGAATCGTGGACCGGCAACACGATCGGCCTGGATCTGTTCGAGGGGCTCGCGCGCATCGACGCGAGCGGGGCGGTGGTGCCGGGCGTCGCGCAGGCGTGGGAGCACAAGGCGCCGGATACGTGGATCTTCAAGCTGCGCCGCGACGCGAAGTGGAGCAACGGGCAGCCCGTGACGGCCGCGGATTTCGTATACGCGTGGCAGCGTCTCGCCGATCCGAAGACGGGTTCGAAATACACGATCCTCGTCGAGTTTGTGAAGAACGCCTCGGCGATCATCGCGGGCAAGCAGCCGCCCGGCGATCTCGGCATTCGCGCGATCGATCCGTACACGATCGAGGTGAAGACCGAGGTGCCCGTGTCGTATTTCCCCGAGCTCACCGCGATGGCGCCGCTCACCCCCGTGAACAAGGACGCGGTCGCGAAGTTCGGCGACGCATGGACGCGCCCGAAGAACATCGTGAGCAACGGCCCTTACACGCTCGTCGACTGGCAGCCGAACAACCGGATCGTGATGGCGAAGAGCGACAAGTACTGGAACGCGCGCAACGTCGTGATCCGCAAGGTGACGTACCTGCCGATCGAGAACGACGAGACCGCGCTGCGGATGTACCAGGCGGGCCAGATCGACTACACGTATTCGATTCCCGCGGGCGGCTTCGGCCAGATCAGCAAGCAGTTCGGCAAGGAGCTGCGCCCGGGGCTGCAGCTCGCGACGTATTACTACTACCTGAAGAACAGCGATCCGGCGCTCAAGGACAAGCGCGTGCGCGAAGCGCTCGCGATGGTGCTCGACCGCGAGATCCTCACGTCGAAGATCACGCAGGCGGGCGAAGTGCCGATGTACGGGCTGATGCCGAAGGGCGTGAAGGGCGTGCAGCGGCCGTTCACGCCGGACTGGGCGTCGTGGCCGATGGCGAGGCGCGTCGACTACGCGAAGAACCTGCTGAAGCAGGCGGGCCATGGCGACGCGAATCCGCTCACGTTCACGCTGACCTACAACACGAACGACCTGCACAAGAAGGTCGCGCTGTTCGCGGCGTCCGAATGGCGCACGAAGCTCGGCGTGACGGCGAAGCTCGAGAACGTCGAGTTCAAGGTGCTGATGAAGCAGCGCCACGACGGCAAGGTGCAGGTCGCGCGCGACGGCTGGTTCGCCGACTACAACGACGCGATGACGTTCTTCGACCTGATCCGCTGCGGCAGCTCGCAGAACACGGTCGGCTACTGCAACCCGAAGGTCGATTCGCTCGTCGCCGAGGCGAACCAGAAGCTCGATGACGGCGCGCGCGCGGCGCTGCTCACGCAGGCGCACGATCTCGCGATGAACGACTATCCGATGGTGCCGCTCTTCCAGTATTCGGCGGACCGCCTCGTGAAGTCGTACGTCGGCGGCTACACGCTGACGAACTACATCGACATGCGCGCCTCGCAGGACATGTACCTGATCAAGCACTGA
- a CDS encoding ABC transporter permease subunit produces MLAYALRRTLWAVPTILAVVTVCYLLLHFTPGGPFDSEKQLSAATLANLNAKYHLDEPRWKQYLLYLGSLLHGDLGPSFRYTDWSVNDLVRKAFPVSLGVGGVSIPLSIVLGVLLGTLAAVRRDSFVDRFVMLIGNFGNVIPPFVLGPVLVLIFAIGLKTSEGAGWLPAGGWGDGGWRYRVLPVTLLTLINVSLLARVMRGSMIETLSSNYIRTARAKGLPGRTIVLRHALKPALMPVVSLFGTVCISSITAAVVTESVFALPGLGQLVVNGAINRDYTLVLGLVVLTTVCAVLFNLLVDLAYAWLDPRIRY; encoded by the coding sequence ATGCTGGCCTACGCATTGCGGCGCACGCTATGGGCGGTGCCGACGATCCTCGCCGTCGTCACGGTCTGCTATCTGCTGCTGCATTTCACGCCCGGCGGGCCGTTCGACAGCGAGAAGCAGCTGTCCGCCGCGACGCTCGCGAACCTGAACGCGAAGTACCACCTCGACGAGCCGCGGTGGAAGCAGTACCTGCTGTATCTCGGCTCGCTGCTGCACGGCGATCTCGGCCCCTCGTTCCGCTATACGGACTGGTCCGTGAACGATCTGGTGCGCAAGGCGTTTCCGGTGAGTCTGGGCGTCGGCGGCGTGTCGATTCCGCTGTCTATCGTGCTCGGCGTGCTGCTTGGCACGCTCGCCGCGGTGCGCCGCGACAGCTTCGTCGACCGCTTCGTGATGCTGATCGGCAACTTCGGCAATGTGATTCCGCCGTTCGTGCTCGGCCCGGTGCTCGTGCTGATCTTCGCGATCGGGCTGAAGACGTCCGAGGGCGCGGGCTGGCTGCCCGCGGGCGGCTGGGGCGACGGCGGCTGGCGCTACCGTGTGCTGCCCGTCACGCTGCTCACGCTGATCAACGTGTCGCTGCTCGCGCGCGTGATGCGCGGCTCGATGATCGAGACGCTGTCGAGCAACTACATTCGCACCGCGCGCGCGAAGGGGCTGCCCGGCCGCACGATCGTGCTGCGCCATGCGCTCAAGCCCGCGCTGATGCCCGTCGTGTCGCTGTTCGGCACGGTATGCATCTCGTCGATCACCGCGGCCGTCGTGACGGAATCGGTGTTCGCGCTGCCGGGCCTCGGCCAGCTCGTCGTCAACGGCGCGATCAATCGCGACTACACGCTCGTGCTCGGTCTCGTCGTGCTGACGACCGTCTGCGCGGTGCTGTTCAACCTGCTGGTCGATCTCGCGTACGCGTGGCTCGATCCGCGCATCCGCTATTGA
- a CDS encoding ABC transporter permease, with the protein MTPVTSSIELPTAADAPPRSRTPLGLAARHFVRNRAALASLAALALIALMCFVGPLLLPNDPAASDWSSISLAPTLANAHWFGTDELGRDLLVRTLIGGRVSLEVGLLGTFVSGLFGVAWGAIAGFAGGRVDAAMMRVVDMMYAIPYLLIAILMMTLFGRSFILVVLTISAFSWLDMARVVRGQTLSLRTREFVDAARAIGVTPAAIVRRHIVPNLLGVVVVYATVSVPAIVLTESVLSFLGLGVQEPMTSWGVLIQDGAQKLEAMPWLLLAPAVMLCVTLYCVNFVGDGLRDALDPKDR; encoded by the coding sequence ATGACGCCTGTTACCTCTTCGATCGAGCTGCCGACGGCGGCCGACGCGCCGCCGCGCTCGCGCACGCCGCTCGGGCTTGCCGCGCGGCACTTCGTGCGCAACCGCGCGGCGCTCGCGAGCCTCGCGGCGCTCGCGCTGATCGCGCTCATGTGCTTCGTCGGGCCGCTGCTCCTGCCCAACGATCCGGCCGCGAGCGACTGGTCGTCGATCAGTCTCGCGCCGACGCTCGCCAACGCGCATTGGTTCGGCACCGACGAGCTCGGCCGCGATCTGCTCGTGCGCACGCTGATCGGCGGGCGCGTGTCGCTCGAAGTCGGCCTGCTCGGCACGTTCGTGTCGGGGCTGTTCGGCGTCGCGTGGGGCGCGATCGCGGGCTTCGCCGGCGGCCGCGTCGACGCGGCGATGATGCGCGTCGTCGACATGATGTATGCGATTCCGTATCTGCTGATCGCGATCCTGATGATGACGCTGTTCGGGCGTTCGTTCATTCTCGTCGTGCTGACGATCAGTGCGTTCTCTTGGCTCGACATGGCGCGCGTCGTGCGCGGCCAGACGCTTTCGCTGCGCACGCGCGAGTTCGTCGATGCGGCGCGCGCGATCGGCGTCACGCCGGCGGCGATCGTGCGGCGCCACATCGTGCCGAATCTGCTCGGCGTGGTGGTGGTCTACGCGACCGTCAGCGTGCCGGCGATCGTGCTGACCGAATCGGTGCTGTCGTTTCTCGGGCTCGGCGTGCAGGAGCCGATGACGAGCTGGGGCGTGCTGATCCAGGACGGCGCGCAGAAGCTCGAGGCGATGCCGTGGCTGCTGCTCGCGCCCGCCGTGATGCTGTGCGTGACGCTCTACTGCGTGAACTTCGTCGGCGACGGCCTGCGCGACGCACTCGATCCGAAGGACCGCTGA
- a CDS encoding ABC transporter ATP-binding protein produces MALLEVKDLGVRFTRRKGEPVDAVSGVSFSLEAGRTLGIVGESGSGKSQTVMALLGLLAGNGSTSGEALFDGENLLRMNTRQLNAVRGDRIGMIFQDPMTSLNPFLTIERQMTESLQLHRKMSRKHALKRAIDALEVVRIPDAARRIRMYPHEFSGGMRQRVMIAMALLLEPEILIADEPTTALDVTVQAQIIELLRELNRERGTSIVLITHDMGVVAGLADDVMVMYAGRTVEYASADAIFSAPSHPYTIGLLNALPRLDAPDDAPLVAIPGNPPLPGQGLLGCAFAKRCAHASERCGVERPDLIAYSDAGAVRACHRPIAEITGGLR; encoded by the coding sequence ATGGCGCTACTCGAAGTCAAGGACCTCGGCGTGCGCTTCACGCGCCGTAAAGGCGAGCCCGTCGACGCGGTATCGGGCGTGTCGTTCTCGCTAGAGGCGGGCAGGACGCTCGGCATCGTCGGCGAATCGGGCTCCGGCAAGAGCCAGACGGTGATGGCGCTGCTCGGGCTGCTCGCGGGCAACGGATCGACCTCGGGCGAGGCGCTGTTCGACGGCGAGAACCTGCTGCGGATGAACACGCGGCAGCTGAACGCGGTGCGCGGCGACCGGATCGGGATGATCTTTCAGGACCCGATGACCTCGCTCAATCCGTTCCTGACGATCGAGCGGCAGATGACCGAGAGCCTGCAGCTTCACCGGAAGATGTCGCGCAAGCACGCGCTCAAGCGGGCGATCGACGCGCTCGAGGTGGTCAGGATTCCCGATGCGGCGCGCCGGATCCGGATGTATCCGCACGAGTTCTCGGGCGGCATGCGCCAGCGCGTGATGATCGCGATGGCGCTGCTGCTCGAACCGGAGATCCTGATCGCCGACGAGCCGACCACCGCGCTCGACGTCACCGTGCAGGCGCAGATCATCGAGCTGCTGCGCGAGCTGAACCGCGAGCGCGGCACGTCGATCGTGCTGATCACGCACGACATGGGCGTGGTCGCGGGGCTCGCCGACGACGTGATGGTGATGTACGCGGGCCGCACGGTCGAATACGCGAGCGCCGACGCGATCTTCTCCGCGCCGTCGCATCCGTACACGATCGGCCTGTTGAACGCGTTGCCGCGTCTCGACGCGCCCGACGACGCGCCGCTCGTCGCGATTCCCGGCAATCCGCCGCTGCCCGGCCAGGGGCTGCTCGGCTGCGCATTCGCGAAGCGCTGCGCTCATGCATCGGAGCGATGCGGCGTCGAGCGCCCCGATCTGATCGCCTATTCGGACGCGGGCGCCGTGCGCGCGTGTCATCGGCCCATTGCGGAAATCACGGGAGGGCTGCGATGA
- a CDS encoding ABC transporter ATP-binding protein encodes MSAATDLISSTSSFVSASAGAPGGGEASGADAPGADARGGGASPHADALLSVRDLKVHFRVPLGGYPWSPKGTLRAVDGVSFDVKRGETVGLVGESGCGKSTLARALIGLAPVTAGTVQWRGVPIVSSARRDARRIRREMQMIFQDPLASLDPRMTIEQVVAEPLVTHQPGIGRDEVRRRVLTMLERVGLSAHHLLRYPHEFSGGQCQRVGIARALIGEPHLVICDEPVSALDVSIQAQIVNLLRDLQRELSLSYLFVAHDLAVVKAISQRVLVMYLGRVMEFGTRREVYGAPQHPYTRALLAAAPTPEPARERARRPLLLASEMPSPLDPPSGGAFRTRCPDAIDACAREVPQPEVRGVTGARVACIRAGTGGAAR; translated from the coding sequence ATGAGCGCCGCGACCGATCTCATTTCTTCCACTTCGTCGTTCGTATCGGCATCGGCGGGCGCGCCGGGCGGCGGCGAGGCCTCCGGCGCCGATGCGCCCGGCGCCGACGCGCGCGGTGGCGGCGCATCGCCGCATGCCGACGCGCTGCTGTCGGTGCGCGATCTCAAGGTGCATTTCCGCGTGCCGCTCGGCGGCTATCCGTGGTCGCCCAAGGGCACGCTGCGCGCGGTCGACGGCGTGTCGTTCGACGTGAAGCGCGGCGAGACCGTCGGGCTCGTCGGCGAATCGGGCTGCGGCAAGTCGACGCTCGCTCGCGCGCTGATCGGCCTCGCGCCGGTGACGGCGGGCACCGTGCAGTGGCGCGGTGTGCCGATCGTGAGCAGCGCGCGGCGCGACGCGCGCAGGATCCGCCGCGAAATGCAGATGATCTTTCAGGATCCGCTCGCGTCGCTTGATCCGCGCATGACGATCGAGCAGGTCGTCGCGGAGCCGCTCGTCACGCACCAGCCGGGCATCGGCCGCGACGAAGTGCGCCGCCGCGTGCTGACGATGCTCGAGCGCGTCGGCCTGAGCGCCCACCACCTGCTTCGTTATCCGCACGAATTTTCCGGCGGGCAGTGCCAGCGCGTCGGCATCGCGCGCGCGTTGATCGGTGAGCCGCATCTCGTGATCTGCGATGAGCCCGTGTCCGCGCTCGACGTGTCGATTCAGGCGCAGATCGTCAATCTGCTGCGCGACCTGCAACGCGAGCTTTCGCTGTCCTATCTGTTCGTCGCGCACGATCTCGCGGTCGTCAAGGCGATCAGCCAGCGCGTGCTCGTGATGTATCTCGGCCGCGTGATGGAGTTCGGCACGCGCCGCGAAGTGTACGGCGCGCCGCAGCACCCGTACACGCGCGCGTTGCTCGCCGCCGCGCCGACGCCGGAGCCCGCGCGCGAGCGCGCGCGCCGGCCGCTGTTGCTCGCGAGCGAAATGCCTTCACCGCTCGATCCGCCGTCGGGGGGCGCGTTTCGCACGCGCTGCCCGGACGCGATCGACGCGTGCGCGCGCGAGGTGCCGCAGCCCGAAGTGCGCGGCGTGACGGGCGCGCGCGTCGCGTGCATTCGCGCGGGCACGGGCGGTGCGGCGCGCTGA
- a CDS encoding OprD family porin: MKRVARAVVLAWGLPMLAGVSIAGAARADDAAPAAPAQAPLAATLAQQATTPNALVNADATQAVLPQPPMSSQAKSKGFIADSHFDVLLRNYADVLDAKGGPHRHAWVQGVMANFESGYTGGLIGFGVDASIYAALKLDGGAGGGNMVHVAKGGGGSNQLAWAFPGIYDVKARISNTVIKYGLQAVDNPFMEQHDNRALPPTFLGATIVSNEFKNVMLEAGSFTKTNARGHTTLTNLTTQYGGTRVDRFTYVGGTWDYSQTGSASFYAGQADDVWRQYYGSVKQSYGSPQTVKWTGFGNFYSTHDTGDARQGKIDNNAYSLSLAAQHGPHELLLGYQQVLGDQFFDYLNETNGIFLVDSMDVDYNAPHEKSLQLRYTFYGKEAGLPGFKAMVWGVTGWGADGSASAALDPTRSSIYWKDGAPVQGRHHEFGFIPSYTIQSGKLKDTKITFIAMWHVGSAHYSDSTNQEYRLVVNVPVKVF; this comes from the coding sequence ATGAAGAGGGTCGCGCGGGCGGTCGTGCTCGCGTGGGGACTGCCGATGCTCGCCGGCGTATCGATTGCCGGCGCCGCGCGCGCGGACGATGCGGCGCCCGCCGCGCCGGCTCAGGCGCCGTTAGCCGCGACGCTCGCGCAGCAGGCGACGACGCCGAACGCGCTCGTCAATGCCGACGCCACGCAGGCGGTGCTGCCGCAGCCGCCGATGTCGAGCCAGGCGAAATCGAAGGGCTTCATTGCCGACAGCCATTTCGACGTGCTGTTGCGCAATTACGCGGACGTGCTCGATGCGAAGGGCGGGCCGCATCGTCACGCGTGGGTCCAGGGCGTGATGGCGAACTTCGAGTCCGGCTATACGGGCGGGCTGATCGGCTTCGGCGTGGACGCGTCGATCTACGCGGCGCTGAAGCTCGACGGCGGCGCGGGCGGCGGCAACATGGTGCACGTCGCGAAGGGCGGCGGCGGCTCGAACCAGCTCGCTTGGGCGTTCCCCGGCATCTATGACGTGAAGGCGCGCATCTCGAACACCGTGATCAAGTACGGCCTGCAGGCGGTCGACAATCCGTTCATGGAGCAGCACGACAACCGCGCGCTGCCGCCGACGTTCCTCGGCGCGACGATCGTGAGCAACGAATTCAAGAACGTGATGCTCGAGGCGGGCAGCTTCACGAAGACCAACGCGCGCGGCCATACGACACTCACGAACCTGACGACGCAATACGGCGGCACGCGCGTCGACCGCTTCACGTACGTCGGCGGCACGTGGGATTATTCGCAGACGGGCTCGGCGTCGTTCTACGCGGGCCAGGCCGACGATGTCTGGCGCCAGTACTACGGCTCGGTCAAGCAAAGCTACGGCTCGCCGCAGACGGTCAAGTGGACGGGCTTCGGCAATTTCTATTCGACGCACGACACGGGCGACGCGCGCCAGGGCAAGATCGACAACAACGCGTACAGCCTGTCGCTCGCCGCGCAGCACGGCCCGCACGAGCTGCTGCTCGGCTATCAGCAGGTGCTCGGCGACCAGTTCTTCGATTACCTGAACGAAACGAACGGCATCTTCCTCGTCGATTCGATGGACGTCGACTACAACGCGCCGCACGAGAAATCGCTGCAACTGCGCTACACGTTCTACGGCAAGGAGGCGGGCCTGCCCGGCTTCAAGGCGATGGTGTGGGGCGTGACAGGCTGGGGGGCGGACGGCTCCGCGAGCGCGGCGCTCGATCCGACGCGCTCGAGCATCTACTGGAAGGACGGCGCGCCGGTGCAGGGCCGCCATCACGAGTTCGGCTTCATCCCGTCGTATACGATCCAGAGCGGCAAGCTCAAGGACACGAAGATCACGTTCATCGCGATGTGGCACGTGGGTTCGGCGCACTACTCGGACAGTACCAACCAGGAATACCGGCTGGTCGTGAACGTGCCGGTGAAGGTGTTCTAA